A region of the Euzebya sp. genome:
CGCATCGAGGGTGGACAGCTCGCCGTACACCGTCGCGCGCCCGGCGTGGCGCAGTTGGAGGGCGAGGAACGTCGCGGCGTCTGCGGCGTCCTCCTCGCCCTCCTTCACCCGACGGTCCAGGAGGTCGTCGACGGCGTCCTGGACCGCCCAGCCGATCTGATCGGGGTCCATGGCGTCGATCAGGTCGATGCTCGCCGCGACCCGCTGATCGACGACCCCGCGGCCGTCGCGGCCGAGGCGCCGGACGCGGCCCACGATGTCGCGGACCTGTGACCACGACAGGCGGCCGTCGGCGAACAGCCGGCGGGTGCAGGGCATGGCCGCGAGCACCTCTCCGGCATCCAGCAGCATGCCGCGCTCCGCCGCGGTCCAGCCGAACTGGACCGCCAGCAGCAGGTCGATCGGCAAGCCCTCGAGCGGTTCGGTGACCCCGGCCCGGTCCGTGGCGGCGACGGCCTCGACCACGGCGACCTCCGCCGCGTGGCGGGCAGCCGCAGCCGTCGCCAACGCAGCCAGCAGGTCTGCCCCGTCGGTCAACGACGGCGCCGCCTCGCCTCGGTCATCCACATCGGGAGGCGATGGCTCTTGCTCCTCGGTCGTCTCCACATCGATCACCCCGCTGAAGTCGAACACCTGTACGACCGGATGATCGCACACCGGTGTGACACCGACCCCGGGGATCTCGTGGATCTGTGGACATCCCCCAGTGGCGGCAGCGCTCCTACGCCGAGCTGCCGACGGGCGACGGGCCGGTCCACGCGTGGACCGGCCCTCTCGCGATGGAACGGGCGAGCGGCAGGTCGACGAACCACCGCGGTCCCGATCCCTAGATGTTGTAGAACAACCCGGGAGGGCCTGTCGACACTTGCAGGCGCATGCTGAAACATCCGCTGACCTGCACGTATAGGTGTCACCGTAACTGCTCAGACTTGCAGTCGTCGGCTGCGGTCTGCGGACGTCATGTTCACCAGGCGTGTACCAGCGCATCGCAACTGCGGTCGCAAGAATCTCACGGGCCGGGACCCCGTTCGTGCATTCTGGCAATCGCCAGCAAGTGAGCGCCCCGGCCAGGCGGCAACCTCCCGGGGCCGGCCGGAACCCCTTGGAGGTCCCGACGATGAGCATGGTACGTGCACGCGGTGCCCCGCCGATCCGTCTCGATCGCACGGAGCGGCCTCTGTAGCGCACGCCGTGGCCATCCTGAGGGCCAGGAAGCCCACCAGGCTCCTCCCGTCGCGCAGGCGGGCGCTCGACGCGCCCCGCCGAGCGCACCTGTCACGTGCCCGGTCGTCGCGGCAACGACGTCCGGGTCCGCCTCTCGCCTTGGAGGAGCTGGCCATGCCCCGTTCGAAAGCCCACGACCAGGACCACGTAGATGGTCCGCCATCCCCACCACCGTCGTCCCGACCGCCAGCCGAGCCGCCCGCCCGTCCGTTCACGATGCGAGACCCGAGGCGGCCGGGTGCTCCTCCCGATCCCCTTGCGGGTGGCTGCGAGGTCTCGTCCGCGCTCTCCGCGACCACGTCCGCTGCCTCGCTCTCGACGACCCGCCGGCTGCGGTCCAGCGGCTGATCGCCCACGACGGCGTCCTGGTCGACGAGCAGCTGGGGGACCTCTCCCGCCTCGAGGTCGCCCGCGAGCTGGGCGTCGGTGTCGTCGCCGCGCACGACGAGCTGGGCGGCGACGTCGCGCTGCTGATCCCCTACCGGACTGCAGCGGGGTGGTGCTCATCTCACCGGCCCGCTGCAGCGAGCAGGGCGACGTCGTCGCGTCGTGGCATCACATCCTCGGCCGAGCGCTGCTCGACGGGCTCCACGACGTCCAGGCCATGCCGCAGGACGAGCAGCACGCCTATGGCGTCGCCGTCGAGCTCATGCTCACGAGGGACCCCGCGATGGCGCTCGACCACGTCCGGCTGATGGTCGACGACCTCGCGGCCGTGCTGCTCGCCATCGACCGCGGCGTCCTGCGATGGGCTGAGGTGCGCGACCAGCTCGACACGGCGGTCCAGGTCGCCCGCGCCCGTCTGGTAGGGACCTCAGCAGTGACGACCTCCCACACGCTGCTCCTGGCTGCTCAGGCCGCCGACCGGGCCGCAGACGCCCGCTACGCGAAGCTCGGGCGGAGCTTTGCCGGGCAGCTCCGCTCGCGGGCCGCCATCGAGCCGACCCACGCTGACGTCCTGGACGCCGGGGCCGCCGGCGTCGCCAGCCGGGAGGCCGACGACCTGTGGCGCCACGTGCGAAGCGCCATCCACACCGAGATCGCCGCCGCCGGAGGTAGCTGGTGATGGCCGCGGTGCAGCTCAGCCTGCTCGACGAGGAGCCACCCGACCCGTCGGGCGTCGACCGGTGGCCGCTCGAGCCGCTCCTGGTCGCCGACGGGATCGACCCCGACGGGGCGGCCTGGGCAGCGAAGGCGGCCCTCCGCTTCGGAGTCACCCGGCGCACCGTCCACCGGTGGCGCCACACCGGCCACTCCACCGCCGCTGCAGACACCGCCGCGATCCGCGCCGGGTTGCATCCGGCCATCGTCTGGTCCCACTGGACCTGACAGGGCGGTTTGTGCGCCTCCCGCCAGCTCGATGCGCGCAGCAGCGGGGGCAGCGTGGACTGATGCCACGGCCACCCGCGCCCCGCTATCGTCGCCGCCATGGGGAGTCTGGTGTACCGACAGCAGGGCGATGGGGTGCCTCTCTACGAGGGCGAGTTGGTACTCCGAACCGCCGGCCAGGATGTGAAAACGAATGGGCTCCTAGAGCTGCAACTGACCCACAAGGCGCAGGTGATCGCACACGTCCATGGTCCCGAAGTCGTGGCGCTGCACGATGTTGAGCGGAGCCACCAAGTGTCGATCCCGGGTGGTGCGTCACTCGAGCCGCCAGCGTCTGGTGAAGAAGATGCAGGCGTGCCTTTGGCGTTGGGACAGCCGATCACCGCCGGCGATCCAGCAGCCTGTACTCGGCTGGTGATCCACGTGGTTGGTCCGCTCAGAGTGGACCTGACAGGGGCGGTCGGGTTCAGGCTTCCTGGCTGGTCTCTGCGATTGGACCACGTGGTGGACGCGACGTTCAGCTACGTGGTGGAGGCCACGCCTGACGACGCGGTGACTGCAGAGGATGCAGACGAGTTGGTGAGCAGACTGGCAGCGCTGTTCTCGTTCGTCGCCTGCTGGGATGTGGGTGTGTACCCGTACTGCGGACTGGACGACTCGGGTCGCGTTTGCTGGATCGTGCTCGCACCGCCGCGCTTCCGACCTGGTTCAGCAGGGATCCGCTGGACGTCCGCGCCCGAAGCAGCCGATGCGCTCGTGGCTCTGGCCGAGGGCATGACGACGCTGGCCCAGGATGACGCTGCGGACCAGATCGTCCGTCGAGCTGTGGCCCTCTTGACCCCCGCGCACGGTACCGAGGTGGTTGAGGTTCGGGTACTCACGGCCTGTGCGGCGCTCGAGCTGCTCAGCTGGGCTGTGCTGCAGTGGGAGGGGTGGTTCACCGAACTCGGCGAACTCAACGACCTGTCGGCGGCCGCCCGACTCCGACTACTACTGCAGTGGGCCGGCATCGATCCGGTGCTCAACGCCAGCCTGCACGACCTCAGGGATTGGGCCACGGACGGTGCTGGCGGACCTGAGGCGATCGTGCAGGTGAGGAACCGCATCCTGCATCCGGCCCAGAAGGCGAAGTGGCTACGAGATCCGCAATGGCCTCCGGGCGCGGTCGTAGTGGACGCCTGGCATCTGGCGGTCGAGTACGCCGAGCTCGTCTTGCTTCGCCTCCTCGGGTTCAACGGCAAGTACGGGACCCGGCTGGGCCCTCGCCGCGCCGAACGGGACCTGAAGCCGGTCCCCTGGGCTCCGGAAGCGGCCGGCACGTGAGCTGGCCACACCGTCCGCCTCGCTGAGTCGGCATCATCATGGCGAAGAAGTGGCTGCGGTTGGCGTCCGTGGACGGCGCTGCGGTGGCCACGCTTCGTCAGCGGTGGGGTGGTGTCGGTGGTCTGGACGGGCTGGCAGAGCTGGCCGGGTTCGAGTGCCGGGTGATCGACGACCGACTTCATGTCAGGGAGGTCGACCGTCCCGTCCTATTCCGTGCCCGCCCGTTGCAGACGTCGACGGGTGAGCTGCGGTCGAAGGTCCGGGGGGTCATCGGTCCGGGCATCGGCCGGGTCGTCGACGTCGATGCCCTGCACGGTCGACTCGCGGACGGGGCAGTCGGGCCATCGACGAGCGCCACCAAGGTGCTGCAGCTCGAGGCGCTGATGAACGACGAGGGCGCCATCGTTCAGCGGATCATGGAGACGACGCCCAGCGCGCACCTGTTCGCGTTGCAGTCGACCGAGCGGGTCTGGCAGCGGCTCGCCTGGTGGAGGGCCGTCCGCGCCCTCGACGACGGGGTGTCAGCTGACGTGCTGCAGCCGCGTCTGACGTCGCAGGCGCTGTCCGGGATGTTGGAGCTGCAGCCGGCGGCGCTGATCTTGTTCCCGTTGCAGGCGCGGGCGTGGCCGTTCGCGACGTCGTTCATGCTGCGAGCTGGCCAGCAGGTGACCGCGGTCGGTGATGGTCCGTTCCGCCGGCCGGTGCTCGGCGGGGTGTGGCCGGTCGCGCACCTCAGCATCGGCGTGTTCGCAGGCGTCGTCGACGGGCTGTACCAGGACGCCCACAACGGACTGTTCGACCGCGGTGTGGACCTGGTGCGCGATCTCACCGGTCGGGCGGGTGACATGATTAACCACGTCACCGACCCGGCGTTGTGGGCGCGGGATGGTGTCCTGGACGTCGTCGAGCAGCAGCTGTTCTACGGGTCGGTGCTGCTGGCTGTCGACGCGCTGGCTGAGGCGAGCGCCGACTACAACGGCACCTCGTCGCTGTGGGCGTGTCTGCGCGCCCTGGACATCCTCCGGGGACTGTGGACGACGACGAAGCGGGGCACCCCCCGGCTGTCTGAGCTCCTGGCGGTGCCGCGGCTCCGCCAGCACGTGGTGGCGTCCATCGACGGGCCGCTCCACGGTTGGGCTGAGCGGATCGTCGCGATCTACCAACGTCAGCTGATCCGCTGCTACGGCCGGCACCACCAGCAGGGACCCCGCCGGCTCGAGCAGGTCCGTCACCTGCTCCACGGCGCGCGAGGGCCCAGCCAAGCCGAACGGCTCCACCGCGTCGAGGTGCTGAATCACCTGCAGGACCAGCAGTTCCCCACGTCGCTGCTCATGGACATCGCCGTCCTGTGGTGGACTGCCGCCCTCTACAACCCCAAGGGCATCCTCACACCCGGCGTAGCGCCCTGGTCGACCAATCGCCCGTGATGCGATTCCAGGGATCCAGTCGTCCCCATCCGGGGGGTCATCGAAGAGTGTTGACGAGCACGGTCTCCCGGTCGGCTCCGTAGAGCCCGGTGCGATCCGGGGTGGTGAACCCCCATGCCCGGTAGGTGATGTACAGCGCATCGGAGACAGGGCGGATCCACAGGTGGCCGCCGGGGGGGTGTCGGAGCGGCGACCTTTCGGACCAGAGCACGTGCCACGCCGGTGCCCTGGCGGGGCCTGGTGACACCCAGCTCGCGGATGACCACGCGGCCCGACGCGGAGGTCTCGACGACCGCGTAGCCGACGACGTCAGGGTCCGCGGCGACCAGCAGCTCGAAGTCTCGGTCGACGCCGTGCCAGAAGTCGGTGTTGCTGGCCGGGAGCAGGTCGTCGTGCAGGTGGACAGCCTCGTCGGGCGACCCTCCACGCACCTCCATGGCGCAGCTGACGCTACCCCTTCACGGTGGCCGCGTGGTGTGGCACGGTACGCGGCCGGCGGGTGTTGGGAGAGGGGTGGGAGTGTGGGCACGTTCATCACGTTGGTGATCCTCGGGCTGGTGGCCTTCTGGATCTATCGGGCGGCGGTGAAGCCCAAGCCGACGTCGTCCCAGCCGGGGCAGCCCCCGGCTCGGCAGCCGGCGGGTCGGCCTGCAGCGGCCCGCCGGGGTTCGTCGCCGCCGTTCGCGGTGGTGGACGTCGAGACGTCGTCGTTGTCGCCGCGGGACGGGCGGGTGATCGAGGTCGGCATCGTCCACGTCGACGGGTCGGGACGGGTGACGGATCGGTGGGAGACGCTGGTCAACCCGGGTGACCGAACGGTGGGGATGACGTCGATCCATGGGATCGAGGCGAACTGGTTGGCGGTCGCTCCGTCGTTCGAGGAGGTCGCCGGCGACATCGTTCAGCGGCTCCGCGGCCGGGTGCTGGTGGCCCACAACGCCCAGTTCGACTTCGACTTCCTCGAGGCCGAGTTCAAGCAGATCGGGGTGCCGCTCGGTGACCTGCAGGCGCTCTGCACCATGGACGTCGCCATGCGCCTGGGGCTGCCCGGCAAGTTGTCGTCCGCTGCGAGTCTGCTCGGGATCAGCTACCAGCGGCACTCCGCCGGCGACGACGCCCAGGTGGCCGCCACCATCCTCCGCCACGCCCTCTCAGCCGGGCTGACGGGCCACGAGGACGCCGTCGTCCCGGACCTTCGACTTCCGACCCACCTGACCCCGTCGGGCCGGACCGCGCATCGCAAGGAGTCCGCGGAGGCGACCACGCCACGGCCGTTCCTCACCGAGGCGATGCTGAAGGCCGAGGTGCCCGACGAGGGCCACGACGGCGACGAACGCACCTACCTGCAGCTGCTCGAGCAGGCCCTTGAGGACGGCGTCCTCGACCCCGACGAACGACGTCAGCTGACGGACGTGGCCAACGGGCTGGGGTTGTCCCACGAGCGGGCGTTGGACCTTCACCACGACCTGGTCCTCTCCATGCTCGACACCGCACTCGAGGACAACCGGATCTCCAAGGACGAACGCGCCGAGATCGAGCAGGCCGCCACCTGGCTCGACGTCGACCTGTCCGCCTGGGACGACATGGTGAAGGCAGCCCGCGTCCGCGCCCGACAGGCCCGCGCCGCCTTCAAGGAGGAGATGAACGGCAAGGTCGTCACCTTCACCGGCCGGGGCGTCCACCCCCAGCAGATCCGCAAGGCCCTCGCCACCGACTTCGGGATGGTGTTCAAGACCCGCGTCACCGCCGACACCGAACTCCTCGTGCTCGGCTCCGACGGCGTCGAGAACCAACAGACCGCCGCCGCCACCGAACGAGGACTGCCGGTCATGATGGAAGCCGCCCTGTGGGCTCGGTTGGGTGTCAAGTAGTGCCTTCTCGGCAGGGCACACATGGCTGATCCGGTCGTCGACACATGATGGAGGTGGTGGCGGGCAGCCTCGATGTGGGAGTGACCGTCGTCGACGTGTGGCGTGGCGTGGTCGCAGCGGACTGGCCGTCGATCGCTGCGGTCGTCTCGATGGTGATCGCGGCCATCAGCAGCATCGTGGCCATCCGTGCTCGTCGGGACGCCAAGAGGTCAGCGGACGCCGCGGAGCGGCTCGTCACCGTCGAGCAGGATCGTGACCGTGTCGCCGGGCGCCCGCGCCTGTCCGTCGACCCGGTTCATGCGCCGGACGACCGAGTGTTCGTGTGGCTCGTCAACGAGGGCGACCGGACCATCGACCACATCACGTTGCGGCCCACGAGCGCATCGCCGGCGCTCCGCTTCGAGGGCGACAACGAGACCGTCGAGGTTGAGCGCCTGGAGGCCAACGGCAGGTCACGGGTCTACTTCCACCGGCCCCGCCACGTGGCCAAGTACAAGCCCGTGAGGCTCATCGCGCACTGCCAGCTGGCCGACGACGAGTGGGACCAGCCCATCGTGTTCAACCCGCCGAAGAAGGGCCCGCTGATCGACTTCGGCGACCCCACCAGGTGAACGGTCAGACGTCCCCGTCCTCGTCGGCGCCGGCGCGCATGTCACGAAGCATCCTGAAGACGTCGATGCCCGCGACGAGGGCGGCCTTGCGCAGCACGCCTGCCATCCAGAGCATCGCCTCGAGCGCGAGCCCCGCGGGGTCGTCGGCTCCGCGGAGGGTGTCGCGTGCGGCCGCGCTGCCTTCGGTGAGCAGCTCTTCGACCAGGTCAAGCCCGGCCCAGCGTTGACCCGTGTCGGCCACGGGGTCCCAGTGGCGTTCCCGTGCCCGGACCGCCCAACTGAGCAGCTGGCGGCCGATCAACTCGGCTCCGTCGGCAGAGAGCGCGTAGGGGCGTTCCTCCGCTGCAGTGATGACCTGCATGACGACGGCCGGTTGGGGGGTGTCGTCGGTCTTGGCCTCACCGAACCGCACCGAGCTGATCGGGATCAGCTGGTCCAGCGCCGCGAGCTCGGCCTCCACCTCTGCTCAACGTTGGTGTAGCCGAATACGTCGGTCATCCCATGACCTCGTCGAGGACCTGCTGGCGGCGGACCTCGTCGGCGAACTCGCGGCCGAGGTTGCGCACGAACCGGCGTGCGTCGGTCTGGTCGGGCAGGTCCGAGCCGTTGAAGGTAGCGGTCAGGTTGATGATCATGTCACCGCTGCGCCGGCCGTTGCTGATGTCCGGGCGGACCTGGACCTGTGCGGGTGGTGGCGCGGCCGTCGCCTCGTTGGTCTGGCGGTGGTTGAGGATCCACCCGGACGCACCCGGGACGAACAGCTCGGGGCCGAGTTCCCCGACCTTGTACGGCAGCCCCGCTACGTCCGGGTGATGCTCGCCAACCTGTCGTCGATCCTGGCCGCGGCGGTCGAGGACGGGCTGATCGCGACGAACCCGTGCGCGTCGAGCTCGGTGCGGTCGCCGGCGGTGACCCGAGATCGGATCGTGCCGTGGACCGGGCTGCAGGTCGCCGCGGTGATCGACGCGCACCCGGACCGGTACCACGCCGTGCCTGTCGTGGCGGCCGGCTGCGGGCTCCGTCAGGGCGAGGTGTTCGGGCTACGCGTCGAGGACGTCGACTTCCTCGGCCGCACCCTGCACGTGCGCCAGCAGGTCAAGATCGTCCGGTCGCGGCTCGTGATCGCGCCGCCGAAGGGCCGGAAGGTCCGCGAGGTCCCCCTGCCCGACGTCGTTGGCAAGGCCCTGGCCGAGCAGATCCGCCGGTTCCCGCCGGGAGAGGATGGGCTGATCTTCACCACGCGGGAGCGCAAGCCGATAAACCGCAACTACTTCAACCCGAAGGTGTGGAAGCCGGCGCTGGTCGCCGCGGGGATCGAGCCGACGCGGGCGAACGGGATGCACGCGCTGCGGCACTACTACGCGTCGGTGCTGCTCGACGCCGGCGAGTCGATCCGGGCGCTGGCCGAGCACCTGGGCCACGCCGACCCGGGGTTCACGCTGCGGACCTACACGCACCTGATGCCATCGAGTGAGGACCGGACACGCCGTGCCGTCGACGACGCGTTCCGGTCCTCGCGTGCACCAGATGTGCACCAGGGGTCCCGGTGAGCCGCATCTGCGCTGGTCAGCGGGGCGGGTACCTCAGATGTCGTAGTACAGCTCGAACTCGTGGGGGTGGGGGCGCAGGCGGAGGGCGGTGACCTCGGACTCCATCTTGTACGCGATGTGGGTCTCGATGAGGTCCTCGGTGAACACCCCGCCCTCGAGCAGGAACTCGTGGTCGTCCTCGAGGGCCGCGAGGGCCTCCTCCAGGCTGGCCGGCACGGCGGGGAGCTCGGCGAGCGCCTCCGGGCCGAGCTCGTAGATGTCCTTGTCGACCGGGTCGGGCGGCTCGATCTTGTTCTTCACGCCGTCCAGACCGGCCATGAGCATCGCGCTGAACGCCAGGTACGGGTTGCAGGACGGGTCCGGCACGCGGAACTCAACTCGCTTGGCCTTGGGGCTCTTCGAGATCAGCGGGATCCGGCAGGCCGCGGAGCGGTTGCGCTGGCTGTAGACCAGGTTGACCGGCGCCTCGAAGCCCGGGACCAGGCGCTTGAAGCTGTTCGTCGTCGGGTTCGAGAACGCGATGAGCGCCGGGGCGTGCTGCAGGACGCCGCCGATGTAGTGGCGGGCCAGCTCGCTCAGCCCGGCGTAGCCGGTCTCGTCGTAGAACAGCGGCTCGCCGTCCTTCCACAGCGACATGTGGGTGTGCATGCCCGAGCCGTTCTCGAAGAAGATCGGCTTCGGCATGAACGTCGCGGTCTTGCCGTTGCGCAGGGCCACGTTCTTCACGATGTACTTGAAGAGCATGACCTGGTCGGCGCAGGCGGCCATCGAGTTGAAGCGGAAGTCGATCTCCGCCTGGCCGGCGGTGCCGACCTCGTGGTGCTGCAGCTCGACCTCGATGCCGGCCCGCTCGAGCTCGACGACCATCTCGCTGCGCAGGTCCGTCATGTGGTCCATCGGCGGCAGCGGGAAGTAGCCCTGCTTGTTGCGGATCTTGTGACCGAGGTTCGGCCCCTCGTCCTTCGCGGTGTTCCAGTACGCCTCGACGGAGTCGATCGCGTACATCGAGCCCTTGGGCTCGGAGATGAACCGGATGTCGTCGAAGACGAAGAACTCCGCCTCCGGCCCGAAGTACGCGGTGTCCGCGATCCCCGTCGACTGCAGGTACGACTCGGCCTTCTGCGCGACGTAGCGGGGGTCGCGGCTGTAGGACTCGCCGGTCAGCGGGTCCCGGACGAAGCAGTTGAGGATGAGGGTCGGGTGCTGGCGGAACGGGTCCACGACGGCGGTGCTCGCGTCGGGGACCAGGAGCATGTCGGACTCCTGGATGTTCTGGAACCCGCGGACCGACGAGCCGTCGAAGCCGAGGCCGTCGTCGAACACCTCCGCTGTCAGCTGGTGGGCGGGCAGCGTGTAGTGCTGCATCAACCCCGGCAGGTCGATGAAGCGGAAGTCGACGAACTGGATGCCTTCGTCCTCGATCTTGCCGAGGACGTCGTCAGGGGAGGCCAACGCAGAACTCCTTGTCGCGGTCGGAGTTCCGGAACCTAGCCCACGGAGGCCCCTCCGGGGAACCGGAGGGGCCAGCCGTTACACGCCGGAAACAGGGGGGAGGGGCGGGTCAGCGCCGGTACTCGCGCTCGACCACGCGCTCGGCGGGCGGGGCGGTGTGGTGGACCTCCTCGACGACGTGGGTCCGCCGGCGGTTGCTCATCGCGAACATCAGCCCGATCAGGCCGCCGATCAGGCCGGCACCCATGAGGATGTAGCCGATCGTGTCGATGTCCAGGCCGGCGACCTCGGCGTCGACGCCGTAGGTCAGGATCGCGCCGATGACGAACAGGACGATTGCGCTTCCGATGGCCATCTCGGTGACCTCCTCAGTTCGGGGGTGCTGCCGGTGCAGCTCCGGGTCACCGTTCCCCCTCCTACGCTGCGTGAACCTGTCCGGTCGCCCGGTGACGGTCCTCAGCTGCCGGGCTCGCCGTCCTCGGCGTCGTCCTGCGGCACGTCCTCGTCCGGCCCCTCCTGGACCCTCGGTCCCGATCCCATCGGTTCCGCGGTCCCCGCGCCGATGGCGGCGTCCGGGATCCCGGCGGCCGCCGGCACGCCCTCGTCGCGCAGCCAGACGGTGCGCTGGGGGAAGGGGATCTCGATGCCCTCGGCGTCGAAGGCGTACTTGATGCGTCGGCGGAACTCCCGGTTGACCTTCCACTGCGAGGCCGGCCGTGTCTTCATGACGAGGCGCAGGACGACCTCGTTGGCGCCGAACTGCTGGACGCCCCACAGCTCGGGCGGCTCGAGGATCTCCTCGGCCCACTCCGCCTCCTCGGCCATGCCGTTCGCCACCCGGGTGATGACCTCGCCGGCGAAGTCGAGGTCGGTGTCGTAGGCGACCGCGATGTCGAGGAGCGAGCGCGACCAGAGCTGGGACAGGTTGCCGACCCGGGTGATCTCGCCGTTCGGGACGTGCCAGACCGTGCCCTCCACGTCGCGGAGGCGTGTCACGCGCAGGGTCACGGCCTCGACGACCCCCGTGGCCTCGCCGACGTCCACGATGTCACCGACCCCGTACTGGTCCTCGAGGATCATGAACGTCCCGGACAGGAAGTCGCGCACCAGGGACTGGGCGCCGAAGCCGAGCGCCACGCCGACGATCCCCGCACCGGCCAGCAGCGGGCCGATGTTGAGCCCGACCTGGGACAGGGCGATGAAGACCGCGAGCAGCCAGATGACGAACACCGCGACGCTCGACACCACCGAGGCGATGGTCTCGGCGCGCTGCACCCGACGGGCGTCGATGGCCGCCTGCTGCTCGGGGGTCAGCCCGGACTGCGCGCCCGGTGCGCGCCGCGTGATCGCGCGGAGGGCGTCGTGGCTCTCGGACGCGGTGCGGGTGACGACCCGTGTGATGACCCGCCGCGCGAGGCGGCTCAGGATCGCGGCGGCCAGGAAGATCAGCAGGACCGCGACCAGCTTGGGGAGCCACTCGCCGAGGAGGGATGCGAGCGCGCCGTTGTCGGTCTGGTCGAGCACCCAGTTGCAGATCGCACCGTCGTTGGGGCATGGGTTCTGCG
Encoded here:
- a CDS encoding exonuclease domain-containing protein, giving the protein MGTFITLVILGLVAFWIYRAAVKPKPTSSQPGQPPARQPAGRPAAARRGSSPPFAVVDVETSSLSPRDGRVIEVGIVHVDGSGRVTDRWETLVNPGDRTVGMTSIHGIEANWLAVAPSFEEVAGDIVQRLRGRVLVAHNAQFDFDFLEAEFKQIGVPLGDLQALCTMDVAMRLGLPGKLSSAASLLGISYQRHSAGDDAQVAATILRHALSAGLTGHEDAVVPDLRLPTHLTPSGRTAHRKESAEATTPRPFLTEAMLKAEVPDEGHDGDERTYLQLLEQALEDGVLDPDERRQLTDVANGLGLSHERALDLHHDLVLSMLDTALEDNRISKDERAEIEQAATWLDVDLSAWDDMVKAARVRARQARAAFKEEMNGKVVTFTGRGVHPQQIRKALATDFGMVFKTRVTADTELLVLGSDGVENQQTAAATERGLPVMMEAALWARLGVK
- a CDS encoding tyrosine-type recombinase/integrase translates to MVEDPPGRTRDEQLGAEFPDLVRQPRYVRVMLANLSSILAAAVEDGLIATNPCASSSVRSPAVTRDRIVPWTGLQVAAVIDAHPDRYHAVPVVAAGCGLRQGEVFGLRVEDVDFLGRTLHVRQQVKIVRSRLVIAPPKGRKVREVPLPDVVGKALAEQIRRFPPGEDGLIFTTRERKPINRNYFNPKVWKPALVAAGIEPTRANGMHALRHYYASVLLDAGESIRALAEHLGHADPGFTLRTYTHLMPSSEDRTRRAVDDAFRSSRAPDVHQGSR
- the glnA gene encoding type I glutamate--ammonia ligase codes for the protein MASPDDVLGKIEDEGIQFVDFRFIDLPGLMQHYTLPAHQLTAEVFDDGLGFDGSSVRGFQNIQESDMLLVPDASTAVVDPFRQHPTLILNCFVRDPLTGESYSRDPRYVAQKAESYLQSTGIADTAYFGPEAEFFVFDDIRFISEPKGSMYAIDSVEAYWNTAKDEGPNLGHKIRNKQGYFPLPPMDHMTDLRSEMVVELERAGIEVELQHHEVGTAGQAEIDFRFNSMAACADQVMLFKYIVKNVALRNGKTATFMPKPIFFENGSGMHTHMSLWKDGEPLFYDETGYAGLSELARHYIGGVLQHAPALIAFSNPTTNSFKRLVPGFEAPVNLVYSQRNRSAACRIPLISKSPKAKRVEFRVPDPSCNPYLAFSAMLMAGLDGVKNKIEPPDPVDKDIYELGPEALAELPAVPASLEEALAALEDDHEFLLEGGVFTEDLIETHIAYKMESEVTALRLRPHPHEFELYYDI
- a CDS encoding DUF6458 family protein; the encoded protein is MAIGSAIVLFVIGAILTYGVDAEVAGLDIDTIGYILMGAGLIGGLIGLMFAMSNRRRTHVVEEVHHTAPPAERVVEREYRR
- a CDS encoding mechanosensitive ion channel family protein; amino-acid sequence: MNPPSPTSLVLAQSESPSEGLGEVLEGAREALPTAQNPCPNDGAICNWVLDQTDNGALASLLGEWLPKLVAVLLIFLAAAILSRLARRVITRVVTRTASESHDALRAITRRAPGAQSGLTPEQQAAIDARRVQRAETIASVVSSVAVFVIWLLAVFIALSQVGLNIGPLLAGAGIVGVALGFGAQSLVRDFLSGTFMILEDQYGVGDIVDVGEATGVVEAVTLRVTRLRDVEGTVWHVPNGEITRVGNLSQLWSRSLLDIAVAYDTDLDFAGEVITRVANGMAEEAEWAEEILEPPELWGVQQFGANEVVLRLVMKTRPASQWKVNREFRRRIKYAFDAEGIEIPFPQRTVWLRDEGVPAAAGIPDAAIGAGTAEPMGSGPRVQEGPDEDVPQDDAEDGEPGS